A genomic window from Vitis riparia cultivar Riparia Gloire de Montpellier isolate 1030 chromosome 16, EGFV_Vit.rip_1.0, whole genome shotgun sequence includes:
- the LOC117934115 gene encoding WD repeat-containing protein 91 homolog: MEKMQYAEELVREFLVFRGFTNTLQAFEGELCTDIGKGFQVDKILDLIFSVYIPKFQAEKLVCLLSFFKQCFSSSSETVLIATLSKLEVSILRYYIVHAIQSGRTERVIEFFGMNGNDLLQRGQDWTPWFAVPYLKNPSLDPQFRIYFSREWLEALRLSVRNFLSEIFNGTRIPALLKICSEKNTVNRLKKDIKQLNLKLSQLQALLEEKEAQLFQSRSYAPSTIEESMGGTNSSTYSAPGTLLSGLHQGSILPSRFPHETCAATNQHLGERELAQELDDTGVAKILSEMSPSNSDCGSSSLVHLHLGDAGASNMLEMSQDDFCTENGREMEGEEEFPEVKVDFQETFLGHTSPISRCRFSVSGDNIASASVDGTVRIWTYDSSTPTSRNATIYCGAEIMSLEWECKSDRLLLIGTADGGIKAWNVDAKRVVCDLNTTEAFPSVLDLKCSPVEPIFVSAAASRGQGRNYFDKFGFASLTVWNMKTWKAVTVLPLGEDPPAITSLCFNHNGKILAAAATDGMIHMFDMSAGLQITGWPAHDSAISSLLFGPDETSIYSLGSDGKILEWSLHNQGQILWSRNCSRFCNIESSRHYRHEMSLDANGRRLLVTSGSVRAPIYQVRGHTSGWRTLPHTAAITTVDWHPTLPILVTGSADHSVRVTSIL; this comes from the exons ATGGAGAAAATGCAGTATGCTGAGGAACTTGTGAGGGAGTTTCTTGTCTTTAGAGGGTTTACAAATACACTGCAAGCTTTTGAGGGAGAGTTATGTACTGATATTGGTAAAGGTTTTCAAGTGGATAAGATATTAGATTTAATTTTCTCAGTGTACATTCCCAAGTTTCAGGCAGAAAAATTAGTTTGTCTGCTGAGCTTTTTTAAGCAGTGCTTTTCTTCATCATCTGAGACTGTACTTATTGCTACACTATCGAAATTAGAGGTGTCTATTCTACGCTACTATATTGTCCATGCCATACAATCAGGAAGAACAGAAAGGGTTATAGAGTTTTTTGGAATGAATGGCAATGACCTGCTGCAAAGAGGACAGGACTGGACTCCATGGTTTG CTGTTCCATATCTAAAGAACCCAAGCTTGGATCCCCAGTTTCGGATTTATTTCTCAAGGGAGTGGTTGGAAGCTTTGCGCCTCTCAGTCAGGAATTTCTTAAGTGAAATATTTAATGGTACTC GCATCCCTGCTCTGTTAAAGATTTGTTCTGAAAAGAATACAGTGAACCGTCTCAAAAAAGACATCAAGCAACTTAATCTTAAGTTGTCTCAACTTCAGGCATTATTGGAGGAAAAAGAGGCTCAGCTATTCCAGTCAAGGAG TTATGCTCCATCTACAATAGAAGAAAGCATGGGTGGAACGAACAGCTCAACATATTCAGCACCTGGGACTCTTCTTAGTGGCTTGCATCAGGGAAGTATTCTTCCCTCAAGATTTCCTCATGAAACTTGTGCTGCTACAAATCAACATCTGGGTGAAAGAGAGTTGGCTCAGGAATTGGATGACACAGGGGTGGCCAAGATTTTATCAGAGATGAGTCCATCTAACTCTGATTGTGGTTCAAGTTCATTAGTGCATCTTCATCTTGGAGATGCTGGAGCAAGTAATATGCTTGAGATGTCCCAAGATGACTTTTGTACTG AAAATGGCAGAGAAATGGAAGGAGAAGAGGAATTCCCAGAAGTTAAAGTGGATTTCCAG GAAACATTCTTGGGCCACACAAGTCCAATCAGCCGTTGCCGTTTTTCTGTATCTGGAGACAATATTGCCAGCGCTTCAGTGGATGGCACAGTCAG GATTTGGACATATGATTCTTCAACCCCAACATCTAGAAATGCAACCATCTATTGTGGGGCCGAGATCATGTCGCTTGAATGGGAGTGTAAATCTGATCGTTTG CTTCTTATAGGCACTGCTGATGGAGGCATTAAAGCTTGGAATGTTGATGCAAAGAGAGTTGTTTGTGATCTTAACACTACTGAAGCATTTCCAAG TGTGTTGGATCTGAAATGCAGCCCTGTGGAGCCAATATTTGTTTCTGCAGCAGCATCCAGAGG gCAAGGgcgaaattattttgataaatttggtTTCGCTTCTTTGACTGTTTGGAACATGAAGACTTGGAAGGCCGTG ACAGTTCTTCCTCTTGGTGAAGATCCACCAGCAATTACTTCTCTATGCTTTAACCACAATGGGAAAATTTTAGCTGCTGCTGCCACTGATGGAATGATTCACATGTTTG ATATGTCTGCTGGACTACAAATTACTGGTTGGCCTGCTCATGACTCTGCTATAAGCTCTCTACTTTTTGGTCCTGATGAAACAAGCATTTATAGTTTGGGGTCTGATGGAAAG ATATTGGAATGGAGCTTGCACAACCAAGGTCAAATTCTTTGGTCAAGAAATTGTAGCAG GTTCTGCAACATTGAGAGCTCAAGACACTATAGGCATGAAATGTCATTAGATGCTAATGGGAGGAGATTATTGGTAACATCTGGTTCAGTAAGAGCACCCATATATCAG GTTCGAGGTCATACTAGTGGGTGGAGAACATTGCCTCATACTGCAGCTATAACAACTGTAGACTGGCACCCGACATTGCCCATCCTTGTGACTGGTTCAGCTGATCACTCTGTTCGTGTCACAtctatattataa
- the LOC117933041 gene encoding receptor-like protein EIX2: MLKMAQGSFQHFIIFTLLLLCSKPGLGSGCVEKERQALLDFKQGLVDDFGILSSWGNEEDRRDCCKWRGVQCSNRTSHVIMLDLHALPTDMVYEYQSLRGRISSSLLELQHLNHLDLSLNDFQGSYVPEFIGLFSKLRYLNLSEAHLAGMIPSHLGNLSNLHFLDLSRNYGMSSETLEWLSRLSSLRHLDLSGLNLDKAIYWEHVINRLPSLTDLLLHDSALPQIITPSALSYTNSSKSLVVLDLSWNFLTSSVYPWLFNVSSSLVHLDLSFNQIQGLIPDTFGEMVSLEYLDLFFNQLEGEIPQSLTSTSLVHLDFSVNHLHGSIPDTFGNMTSLSYLDLSLNQLEGGIPKSFKNLCSLQMVMLLSNSLTAQLPEFVQNSLSCSKDTLEVLVLSWNQFTGSFPDFTGFSVLGHLYIDHNRLNGTFPEHIGQLSQLEVLEISGNSLHGNITEAHLSSLSKLYWLDLSSNSLALELSPEWTPPFQVGYLGLLSCKMGPNFPGWLQTQKDLFSLDISNSSISDVIPSWFWNLTSKLIKLRIANNQIRGRVTSLRMETAAVIDLSLNRFEGPIPSLPSGVRVLSLSKNLFSGSISLLCTIVDGALSYLDLSDNLLSGALPDCWQQWRDQLQILNLANNNFSGKLPYSLGSLVALQTLHLHNNGFLGELPSSLMNCTKLRLVDMGKNRFSGEIPTWIGERLSDLVVLSLRSNEFHGSIPSDICLLKELQILDFSRNNISGTIPRCLNNFTAMAQKRIYSVIAHDYLALLIVPRGRNKLGITPRWASISGSFDTIARYVDSALIPWKGGEFEFKNILGLVRSIDLSSNKLSGEIPKEITELMELISLNLSRNHLNGPIPSMIGQLKSLDVLDLSRNQLDGKIPSSLSQIDRLSVLDLSSNNLSGQIPSGTQLQGFEASSYMGNPELSGSPLKTKCQEDETAQTSPTSDGNEDDLQDDEFDPWFYVSIALGFLVGFWGVWGTLVLKRSWSEAYFRFLNKIKDWFF; encoded by the coding sequence ATGTTGAAGATGGCTCAAGGGTCCTTCCAACACTTCATCATCTTTACTTTGCTTTTACTATGTAGCAAACCTGGCCTTGGATCCGGGTGCGTAGAGAAGGAAAGACAAGCTCTTCTTGATTTCAAACAAGGGCTTGTTGATGATTTTGGAATCCTCTCTTCATGGGGGAATGAAGAAGATAGAAGAGATTGCTGCAAATGGAGAGGAGTCCAGTGTAGCAACAGAACCAGCCATGTGATCATGCTAGATCTCCATGCCCTGCCAACTGATATGGTTTACGAGTACCAGTCTCTGAGAGGTAGGATCAGTTCTTCACTGCTTGAACTGCAACACTTGAATCATTTGGACCTCAGCCTCAATGATTTTCAAGGAAGTTATGTACCTGAATTCATTGGCCTCTTCAGCAAATTGAGATACCTTAATCTCTCTGAGGCTCATTTAGCTGGAATGATTCCTAGTCACCTTGGAAATCTTTCCAACTTGCATTTTCTTGATCTTAGTCGTAATTATGGTATGAGTTCTGAAACCCTCGAGTGGCTTTCTCGCCTTTCGTCTTTAAGGCACCTTGATTTGAGTGGCCTGAACCTTGACAAAGCCATCTACTGGGAACATGTAATCAATAGACTTCCTTCTCTTACTGATTTGCTCTTGCATGACTCTGCTCTTCCTCAGATCATCACTCCATCAGCTCTATCCTATACTAATTCTTCTAAATCTCTTGTGGTTCTTGATCTCTCTTGGAATTTTCTCACTTCCTCGGTATACCCATGGTTGTTCAATGTGAGTAGCAGCCTGGTTCATCTCGACCTCTCATTTAATCAGATACAGGGTCTGATTCCAGATACTTTTGGGGAAATGGTGTCTCTGGAATATCTCGATCTCTTCTTCAATCAACTTGAAGGTGAGATTCCACAATCCTTGACTAGCACCAGCCTTGTTCATCTTGACTTCTCTGTCAATCATCTGCATGGTTCCATTCCAGACACTTTTGGGAACATGACTTCTCTTTCGTATCTCGATCTCTCCCTGAACCAACTTGAAGGGGGCATTCCTAAGTCTTTTAAGAACCTGTGTTCTTTACAAATGGTAATGTTGCTTTCCAACAGTCTCACCGCACAGCTTCCTGAGTTTGTCCAGAACTCATTGAGCTGCAGCAAGGACACACTGGAGGTTTTGGTATTAAGTTGGAACCAATTCACAGGGTCATTTCCTGATTTTACCGGATTTTCAGTGTTGGGGCATTTATATATCGACCACAACAGATTAAACGGGACTTTTCCTGAACATATTGGGCAGCTATCTCAGCTTGAAGTTCTCGAAATTTCGGGTAATTCCTTGCATGGTAACATCACTGAAGCTCACCTCTCTAGTCTCTCTAAACTGTACTGGTTGGATTTGTCATCCAACTCTTTGGCTCTGGAATTGAGCCCTGAATGGACACCCCCATTTCAAGTTGGATATTTAGGCTTATTGTCCTGCAAAATGGGGCCAAATTTTCCTGGTTGGCTTCAAACACAAAAGGATTTGTTCAGCCTTGATATCTCCAACTCCTCCATTTCAGATGTCATCCCCAGCTGGTTTTGGAATCTAACTTCCAAGTTGATTAAGCTAAGAATAGCCAACAATCAGATCAGGGGCAGAGTGACAAGTTTAAGAATGGAAACTGCTGCTGTGATAGATTTGAGTTTGAACCGCTTTGAGGGTCCAATACCAAGTCTTCCTTCAGGCGTTCGAGTTTTGAGTCTCTCCAAGAATTTGTTTTCAGGGTCTATTTCGTTGTTATGTACAATAGTTGATGGGGCTTTGAGCTATCTAGACCTCTCAGATAACCTACTATCAGGAGCTCTTCCTGATTGTTGGCAACAATGGCGAGACCAATTGCAAATTCTCAACTTGGCAAACAACAATTTCTCAGGGAAACTTCCTTACTCGTTGGGCTCCTTAGTTGCGCTTCAAACATTGCACCTGCACAACAACGGTTTCCTTGGAGAATTACCTTCGTCTTTGATGAATTGTACAAAACTAAGACTTGTTGACATGGGGAAAAATAGATTCTCTGGAGAAATACCAACATGGATAGGAGAAAGGCTATCAGACTTGGTTGTTCTCAGCCTTAGATCAAATGAATTTCATGGAAGCATACCTTCAGATATATGCCTACTGAAAGAGCTTCAAATATTGGACTTTTCCCGAAACAATATATCAGGTACCATACCAAGGTGCCTCAACAATTTTACTGCCATGGCTCAGAAAAGGATATATTCAGTCATTGCCCATGATTATCTTGCCTTATTAATTGTTCCTAGAGGTCGTAACAAGTTAGGAATCACTCCTCGATGGGCTTCTATCAGTGGTAGCTTTGATACCATAGCCAGATATGTTGATAGTGCATTGATTCCTTGGAAAGGAGGTGAGTTTGAGTTCAAAAATATTCTTGGACTAGTGAGGAGCATTGATCTTTCATCCAACAAATTAAGTGGAGagatccctaaagaaataaCCGAGCTCATGGAATTGATTTCGTTGAACTTATCAAGGAACCATTTGAATGGACCAATCCCTTCAATGATTGGTCAATTAAAATCATTAGATGTTCTTGATTTGTCTAGAAACCAGCTTGATGGCAAAATTCCTAGTAGTCTTTCTCAAATAGATCGACTCAGCGTCCTGGACTTGTCAAGTAACAACTTATCAGGTCAAATTCCATCAGGTACCCAGTTACAGGGATTTGAGGCTTCTTCATACATGGGAAATCCTGAACTGAGTGGGTCACCGCTGAAGACAAAGTGTCAAGAAGATGAGACAGCACAAACTTCTCCCACCTCAGACGGCAATGAAGATGACCTTCAAGACGATGAGTTTGATCCATGGTTCTATGTTAGCATTGCTCTTGGATTTCTTGTAGGATTCTGGGGAGTTTGGGGCACTTTAGTACTCAAAAGGTCATGGTCAGAGGCCTATTTTCGGTTCttgaacaaaataaaagattggTTTTTCTAA
- the LOC117933390 gene encoding receptor-like protein EIX1 has product MVGRSVQPLLGFIVLLLCSKPDLGSCIQVGDAKVGCIERERQALLKFKEDIADDFGILSSWRSEKNKRDCCKWRGVQCSSQTGHITSLDLSAYEYKDEFRHLRGKISPSLLELQQLNHLDLSGNDFEGRSMPEFIGSLTKMRYLDLSSTHLAGPLPHQLGNLSNLNFLDLSGNSNMSSENLDWLSRLSSLTHLGLNHLNLSKAIRWADAINKLPSLIDLLLKSCDLPSPTTPSLSLVTSSMSLAVLDLSCNQLSTSIYPWLFNFNSSLVHIDLSYNHLQASPPDAFGNMVSLEYLDLSWNQLKAEIPKSFSSSLVFLDLSNNQLQGSIPDTFGNMTSLRTVNLTRNQLEGEIPKSFNNLCNLQILKLHRNNLAGVLVKNLLACANDTLEILDLSHNQFIGSLPDLIGFSSLTRLHLGHNQLNGALPESIAQLAQLEFLKIPSNSLQGTVSEAHLFSLSKLQRLDLSFNSLLTLNLSSDWVPQFQLTHIFLASCKLGPRFPGWLRTQKGVGWLDISGSGISDVIPNWFWNFTSNLNRLNISNNQITGVVPNASIEFSRFPQMDMSSNYFEGSIPDQFLRCVWLVVELRPILTSRIICCQDFGESVALYSSTAHGEMPTSYP; this is encoded by the exons ATGGTTGGAAGGTCCGTTCAACCACTTCTTGGGTTTATTGTGCTTTTACTATGTTCCAAACCCGACCTTGGATCCTGTATTCAGGTTGGTGATGCTAAAGTTGGGTGCATAGAGAGGGAGAGACAAGCTCTCCTTAAGTTTAAAGAAGACATTGCTGATGATTTTGGAATTCTTTCTTCATGGAGGAgtgaaaagaacaaaagagaTTGTTGCAAATGGAGAGGAGTCCAGTGTAGCAGCCAAACCGGTCACATAACCTCGCTTGATCTCAGTGCCTATGAATACAAAGATGAGTTCCGGCATTTAAGAGGTAAGATTAGTCCTTCATTGCTTGAACTGCAGCAGTTAAACCATTTGGACCTTAGTGGCAACGATTTTGAAGGGAGGTCTATGCCTGAATTTATTGGTTCCCTCACCAAAATGAGATACCTCGATCTCTCTTCTACTCATTTAGCTGGACCTCTTCCCCATCAACTTGGAAATCTTTCAAACTTGAATTTTCTTGATCTCAGCGGTAATTCTAATATGAGTTCTGAAAATCTCGACTGGCTTTCTCGCCTTTCTTCTttaacacaccttggcctgaaTCATCTTAACCTTAGTAAAGCCATCCGATGGGCAGATGCAATTAATAAACTTCCTTCTCTCATCGACTTGCTCTTAAAATCTTGCGATCTCCCTTCCCCCACCACTCCATCTCTTTCCCTTGTTACTTCTTCAATGTCTCTTGCCGTCCTTGATCTCTCTTGTAATCAGCTCAGTACTTCGATATACCCATGGTTGTTCAACTTCAATAGCAGCCTTGTTCATATTGACCTCTCCTATAATCATCTGCAGGCTTCACCTCCTGATGCTTTTGGGAACATGGTTTCTCTTGAATACCTTGATCTCTCTTGGAACCAACTTAAAGCTGAGATTCCGAAATCTTTTAGTAGCAGCCTTGTTTTTCTTGACCTCTCTAATAATCAGTTACAAGGTTCAATTCCAGACACTTTTGGGAACATGACCTCTCTTAGAACTGTCAACCTCACTAGGAATCAACTTGAAGGTGAGATTCCAAAATCCTTCAACAATTTATGTAATTTACAGATACTGAAGTTGCATCGAAACAATCTTGCTGGAGTGCTTGTAAAAAACTTGTTGGCTTGTGCAAATGACACattggaaattttggatttaTCTCATAACCAATTCATTGGATCACTCCCTGATTTGATTGGGTTTTCATCGTTGACAAGGTTGCATCTTGGACATAACCAACTAAATGGGGCTTTACCTGAAAGCATAGCACAGCTAGCTCaacttgaatttttgaaaattccttCAAATTCATTGCAAGGCACTGTCTCTGAGGCCCACCTCTTCAGTCTCTCCAAATTGCAACGTTTGGACTTATCTTTCAACTCCCTGTTGACTTTGAATTTGAGCTCAGACTGGGTTCCCCAATTTCAACTCACTCATATATTTTTAGCCTCTTGCAAACTGGGACCACGTTTTCCAGGCTGGCTTAGAACTCAGAAAGGTGTTGGTTGGCTTGATATCTCAGGTTCTGGAATTTCGGATGTCATCCCCAATTGGTTTTGGAATTTCACTTCCAATTTGAATCGGTTAAATATTTCCAACAATCAGATCACTGGTGTTGTGCCGAATGCATCAATAGAATTTTCTCGTTTCCCTCAAATGGATATGAGTTCAAACTACTTCGAGGGTTCCATAcca GATCAATTTCTTCGTTGTGTGTGGTTAGTCGTGGAGCTTCGGCCTATCTTGACCTCTCGAATAATCTGCTGTCAG GATTTTGGGGAGTCTGTGGCACTTTACTCCTCAACAGCTCATGGAGAAATGCCAACTTCATATCcttga
- the LOC117933518 gene encoding LEAF RUST 10 DISEASE-RESISTANCE LOCUS RECEPTOR-LIKE PROTEIN KINASE-like 2.3: MMVREARLVGIGIMTLLHVWFLSNCVSSEKQPCRPSSCGDIRNISSPFRLKGDPPGCGDPHLAYELVCENNRTILYGKYYVEEINYHNSTIRVVVPGLEKGNCFSTPLYSLILHGLYPYQAPYEHTTIVLMTCTRTIHDHNHIPITSCEGSNNNVSSSQAYTYALIGRGKVARDIQSSCTLGTTVVTGKFEAVSETRKSTSMSDLQEILLMGLELSFLYFRCGKCKGGLSFCEPNFNDNSIICDEYWTDGRNWLSKLKDDVLVPMINFFTEAFFRSPFTFEGLRKYLNDGDYPSAGVVIGAWVVQKAVITIVGGRTILGMLCLFSYLIFKFHRRHLSSDEDIEEFLQNHKKFRPIRYSYSHLKKMTNNFKNKLGQGGFGSVYKGKLRSGQIVAVKMLVISKANGQDFINEVATIGRIHHINVVRLVGFCVEGSKWALIYDFMSNGSLDKFIFLKGEKSIPLSWERLYKIALGVGRGIEYLHQGCDMQILHFDIKPHNILLDEDFTPKVSDFGLAKLYSTGESIVSLTAARGTLGYIAPELFYKNIGHVSYKADVYSFGMLLMEMVGKRRHVSAHEENLSEIFFPSWIYDQIEQGGHMEMGDATEDEKKYMRKMIIVALWCVQMKPIDRPSMSKALNMLEGDVEILQMPPKPTLYSHEMSTQDRQNNPMGDLISLCNASITISLDGR; the protein is encoded by the exons ATGATGGTGAGAGAAGCAAGACTTGTGGGAATAGGCATCATGACACTCCTCCATGTTTGGTTCCTTTCAAATTGTGTTTCTAGTGAGAAGCAGCCCTGCAGGCCGTCTTCTTGTGGAGATATCCGAAACATCAGCAGCCCCTTCCGATTAAAAGGTGATCCACCTGGCTGTGGTGATCCTCATCTTGCATATGAGCTGGTTTGTGAAAACAACCGTACCATCTTATATGGGAAATACTATGTTGAGGAGATCAATTACCATAACTCCACCATTAGAGTTGTAGTTCCTGGTCTAGAGAAGGGCAACTGTTTCTCCACTCCTCTTTATTCCTTGATATTACACGGTCTATATCCATATCAAGCTCCTTATGAACACACTACTATAGTTCTGATGACCTGCACAAGGACAATCCATGATCATAACCACATTCCTATTACTTCTTGCGAGGGTAGCAATAACAATGTCTCTTCCTCACAAGCATATACTTATGCACTAATTGGGCGAGGCAAGGTGGCGAGAGATATTCAGAGTTCATGCACCTTGGGCACGACTGTTGTTACTGGTAAATTCGAGGCAGTTTCAGAGACCAGAAAGAGTACTTCAATGTCAGATTTGCAAGAAATTCTGCTTATGGGGCTTGAGCTATCGTTTTTGTACTTCCGCTGTGGCAAATGCAAAGGAGGTCTAAGCTTCTGTGAGCCGAATTTCAATGACAATAGTATAATATGCGACGAGTACTGGACTGATGGAAGAAATT GGCTTAGCAAGTTGAAAGATGATGTACTGGTTCCAATGATCAACTTTTTCA CCGAGGCCTTTTTTCGAAGTCCCTTTACATTTGAAG GCcttagaaaatatcttaatGATGGAGACTATCCCTCCGCGGGTGTTGTAATTG GGGCCTGGGTTGTTCAAAAGGCTG TCATAACAATCGTTGGTGGACGCACAATACTCGGGATGTTATGTCTTTTTTCCTACTTGATCTTCAAGTTTCATCGAAGACACTTATCATCAGATGAAGATATTGAAGAATTCTtgcaaaatcacaaaaaatttCGGCCCATCAGGTAttcatattcacatttaaagaaGATgaccaataattttaaaaataaattaggtcaAGGCGGCTTTGGCTCTGTATACAAAGGTAAACTTCGAAGTGGTCAAATTGTAGCAGTAAAAATGTTGGTCATATCAAAAGCTAATGGGCAAGATTTCATTAATGAAGTTGCTACAATTGGAAGGATTCATCATATTAATGTGGTACGACTTGTTGGATTTTGTGTGGAAGGATCAAAATGGGCCCTCATATATGACTTCATGTCGAATGGGTCTCTTGACAAGTTTATCTTCCTCAAAGGAGAAAAGAGCATTCCTTTAAGTTGGGAAAGATTGTACAAGATTGCACTTGGGGTAGGGCGTGGAATTGAATACTTACACCAAGGGTGTGACATGCAAATTCTACATTTTGATATCAAGCCgcacaatattcttttggatgaaGACTTTACTCCAAAAGTTTCAGACTTTGGCCTTGCAAAATTATATTCAACAGGTGAAAGTATTGTGTCTCTCACTGCAGCTCGAGGAACATTAGGATACATTGCTCCAGAATTGTTCTATAAAAACATTGGGCATGTGTCATATAAGGctgatgtttatagttttggaatgttgttaATGGAGATGGTGGGAAAACGGAGGCATGTGAGTGCACATGAAGAAAATCTAAGTGAGATATTCTTCCCATCATGGATTTATGACCAAATTGAACAAGGTGGACATATGGAAATGGGCGATGCCACAGaggatgaaaagaaatatatgagaaaaatgatCATAGTTGCATTATGGTGTGTGCAAATGAAGCCCATAGACCGCCCTTCTATGAGCAAAGCACTAAATATGCTTGAAGGTGACGTTGAAATCTTGCAAATGCCTCCTAAGCCTACCCTATATTCCCATGAAATGTCAACTCAAGATCGGCAGAACAACCCAATGGGGGATCTAATTTCCTTATGTAATGCAAGTATTACAATTAGCTTAGATGGAAGGTAA
- the LOC117933486 gene encoding rust resistance kinase Lr10-like, translated as MSSFLKMVLSLFFFLPMRLFAEIEASQDVCKVSRCSHHGPAIRFPFRLKDQPHHCGYPGFEISCTEKKQTIVELPYSVKLSVKKINYKSQEIVVHDPDFCLQRQLQNFTLSATPFNFKFHSFYFVEDFIFFNCSSSKTKYKNLFWHIPCSFLPSNPVHAVVSDTDLDQLDLSSCHKIFNVSLPFSILHGGENYFSFTWSESICGDCERQGKKCRLKSNTSKEPETECVEKPAKDGSQKKLVTGLILGFFLLVFVVITLYYVYNSNKLDRENTKKIEKFLEDYKALNPSRYSYVDIKKITNHFKDKLGQGGYGSVYKGKLSNEVLVAVKILNDSKGNGEEFINEVGTMSRIHHVNVVRLVGFCADGVKRALIYEFLPNESLEKFIFPTPIKNHSLGWEMLQDIAVGIAKGIEYLHQGCEQRILHFDIKPHNILLDQNFNPKISDFGLAKLCSKEQSAISMTAARGTMGYIAPEVISRNFGNVSYKSDVYSFGMLLLEMVGGRKNIDVTIENTSQVYFPEWVYTQLDQREEVHIRIEEEGDTKIAKKLTIVGLWCIQWYPIDRPSMKVVVQMLEGTGDNLTMPPNPFASIGPTRTNIKRPKKSLQQELTVVPELD; from the exons ATGAGCAGTTTCTTGAAAATGgttctatctttatttttcttcttgccCATGAGATTATTTGCAGAAATTGAAGCGAGTCAAGATGTCTGCAAGGTATCAAGGTGCAGTCACCATGGTCCGGCCATCCGGTTCCCGTTCCGGCTAAAAGACCAGCCACACCACTGTGGATATCCGGGGTTTGAGATATCTTGCACAGAGAAGAAGCAGACCATAGTGGAGCTGCCATATTCAGTGAAGCTCTcggtaaagaaaataaattacaaatctCAGGAGATTGTCGTCCATGACCCAGATTTTTGCCTTCAAAGACAGCTTCAAAACTTTACTTTATCTGCCACTCCCTTCAACTTCAAATTTCATTCTTTCTACTTCGTAGAGgacttcatcttcttcaattgTTCCTCAAGTAAAACAAagtacaaaaatttattttggcaCATCCCTTGCAGTTTTCTCCCCAGTAACCCAGTCCATGCTGTTGTTTCTGATACGGATCTCGACCAGTTGGACCTATCCTCTTGCCACAAGATTTTCAATGTTTCACTTCCATTTTCTATACTTCATGGAGgggaaaactatttttctttcacttggTCAGAATCGATATGCGGAGACTGCGAAAGACAAGGTAAGAAATGCAGACTGAAGAGCAACACTAGCAAGGAACCTGAAACTGAATGCGTTGAAAAACCAGCAAAAG ATGGATCACAAAAAAAACTGGTTACAG GTTTAATCCTTGGTTTCTTTCTTCTCGTGTTTGTAGTAATTACACTCTATTATGTGTATAACTCAAATAAACTTGATAGAGAAAATACCAAAAAGATTGAAAAGTTTTTGGAAGATTACAAAGCTCTCAATCCCTCAAGATACTCCTATGTTGATATTAAAAAGATCACAAATCACTTCAAGGACAAATTAGGTCAAGGAGGTTATGGATCAGTGTACAAAGGAAAGCTTTCCAATGAAGTTCTTGTTGCAGTAAAGATCCTTAACGATTCCAAAGGCAATGGAGAAGAGTTCATTAATGAAGTGGGAACAATGAGTAGAATTCATCATGTCAATGTAGTTCGCTTGGTTGGATTCTGTGCTGATGGAGTTAAACGAGCTTTAATTTATGAGTTCTTACCAAATGAGTCTTTAGAGAAATTCATATTTCCAACACCCATTAAGAACCATTCACTTGGTTGGGAGATGCTTCAAGACATTGCTGTGGGCATAGCCAAAGGAATTGAGTATCTTCATCAAGGTTGTGAACAAAGAATtcttcattttgatatcaaacctCATAATATTTTGCTCGATCAAAACTTCAATCCAAAAATATCTGATTTTGGTCTTGCCAAATTATGTTCTAAGGAACAAAGTGCAATTTCAATGACTGCAGCAAGGGGGACAATGGGTTACATTGCACCAGAAGTGATATCTAGGAACTTTGGGAATGTGTCTTATAAGTcagatgtttatagttttggaatgttgttaCTTGAAATGGTAGGGGGAAGGAAAAATATTGATGTTACAATTGAGAACACTAGCCAAGTATACTTCCCAGAATGGGTTTATACCCAATTAGATCAAAGGGAGGAAGTGCATATTCGGATTGAGGAAGAAGGAGATACCAAAATTGCAAAGAAGTTAACTATTGTGGGACTTTGGTGCATTCAATGGTATCCAATAGATCGCCCTTCTATGAAAGTTGTTGTTCAAATGTTGGAAGGAACAGGAGACAATTTAACCATGCCTCCCAATCCTTTTGCCTCCATAGGTCCAACAAGAACAAACATCAAAAGGCCCAAAAAATCTCTTCAACAAGAGTTGACAGTTGTTCCAGAATtagattga